The sequence TGTACACCTCAGTTTCCcaattttgtaaaaaagaaaagtaggctGTGCTCTTTACCTACGTACTCTCTGTTGATAGTTCGTTAGCTAATACACCTTTTAAAGTGCTAATCATCTGAAGGCATTAGTAATAATTCTGTTGCTGCAGTTTACTTTGCATTTCAAGATCGGTATCTTCATGACAGTACAGATCTCATTTAGCCTACCGGCTCAATGCTGTCAGCCACACCCATGTTTTCCAGCAGTTAGGTTACTTTATCCAAAATAGTATTTTGAGTTTCATTTCTGGACCATGGTGAACATCTGAAATGGCATCCTCTCCCTTCAGGCTGCTGAACTCGTCTTTATGTTCTGCAGGCACCCGAGCAGTGATAGTGTGGCCCAGACTCCTGAATTACTACGGCGGTACCCCTTGGAGGACCACTCCGAGTTTCCCCTGCCCCCAGATGTAGTGTTCTTCTGCCAGCCCGAGGGCTGTCTGAGTGTGCGTCAGCGGCGCATGAGTCTGCGGGATGACACTTCTTTCGTCTTCACCCTCACTGACAAGGACACTGGAGTCACTCGTTATGGCATCTGTGTTAACTTCTACCGCTCCTTCCAGAAGCGTATGCctaaagaaaagggggaaggtGGGGCAGGGTCCCGTGGGAAGGAAGGATCCCGTGCCACTTGTGCATCAGAAGAGGTTGGCACTGAGACCTCAGAGACCGGCCTGTCCTTGCAACCCCCCAGTGCTGACCCCGCCCCCGATGTGAATCAGTCTCCTCGGGTCAAACCCCGGGCCAAGGCAGGGAGCCGTTCACGCAATAGTACTCTGACATCCCTGTGTGTGCTCAGCCACTATCCCTTCTTCTCCACCTTCCGAGAATGTCTGTACACCCTCAAACGTCTTGTGGACTGCTGCAGTGAGCGGCTGCTGGGCAAGAAACTGGGCATCCCTCGAGGCATACAAAGGTACAGTCTGCTGCTGACACtcagaagagagggaagcagttaGAGATGAGTCGGTTTGTGAGGGGCAGGAAATTTCCTCTGAAGCCTGAGGTCCTTCGTATGGCTAGAATGAAGTGTTGTCTTAGACCGTGTTGTAcgtttaagaataaatttttgttaaaagaaagaaatcggTCAATCATTAAAAAACATAGCCTGCGGTCCTTCATACACCTCTTTAAGCATATTGTATTAGTCCTTTCTAAGGAAAAAGTGCTACAGAGTTAGACTGCCTAACATAATAATGTTTGGAGTTCGATGTTTCATGCAGGCAGGAATATAAGTCctcatatgtatacatttttacatttgttctCTTGGATATACCCTCCAGCCCTAGCTGAGCCCAAAGATCGGGCTTTTCCGATATCATTTTTACTGTGTGGCTACTGTATTGTGTTGCAGTAGGGTATCAGCTCCTGGTGCTTATGTGTCTGTTTCCTGCTGTCTGCTCCTCAGGGACACTATGTGGCGCATCTTTACTGGATCATTGCTAGTGGAGGAGAAGTCAAGTGCCCTTCTTCATGACCTTCGAGAGATTGAGGCCTGGATCTATCGATTGCTTCGTTCCCCAGTGCCCGTCTCTGGGCAGAAGCGAGTAGACATTGAGGTCCTACCCCAGGAGCTCCAACAGGCTCTGACCTTTGCTCTTCCAGACCCTTCTCGATTCACCCTGGTGGATTTCCCACTGCACCTTCCCTTGGAACTTCTGGGTGTGGATGCCTGTCTTCAGGTGCTAACCTGCATCCTCTTAGAGCACAAGGTGAGAGAGCCAGCTTTCTAGACCTTTAAGGACGGAGCCtacatctttttcatctttttgtccCTAGAAGGTAACATATGCCAGGTATACAGGAGGCATCGTCTAGTTGTGGGCTGGATTAAGGTACTCTCGGTGGAATGTATTCAGAGGGTCTGCCACTCAATTGAATTATCCTTAACTAGACTGACCTAATTCTCCGGAAATATCAGTAGTTCTGTTCCGATGAGTGGTCCTGAAATTTGGGGGGAACAAGAACCAGGAAGGTAAGGCATGGGGCAGAGATCACTGTGAAAGCTGTGTTCGTGGAGCCCTATGCGTGGTGAGATGGAAATTAAATGGTAGCGCTGGAAACTGTTTTCTCATCCCTGTTATTCTTGCTGTTGAACGATCCTTGTGGGATGGCTTGCGGCAGGTGGTGCTACAGTCCCGAGACTACAATGCCCTCTCCATGTCTGTGATGGCATTTGTGGCGATGATCTACCCACTGGAGTATATGTTTCCTGTAATCCCACTGCTGCCCACCTGCATGGCATCGGCAGAACAGGTGAGTGCAGGTGCTTTCTGGCTTTGTCACCTCTACTTTCCAGCTCTGTCCAGCTCTGAGGGAGATCAGTGCTGAGAAGTTGTAAATCAGTACTCATCTTCCTTCCCTTATTATAACTTACATGTCCGTAAACCATGACCTAACTTGAACTGATTTGATGTCAAAACTtgtgttatttttggtttttactttcaaagtaaatgttgggacgcctgggtggctcagtcggttaagcatttgccttccactcaggtcatgatcccagggtcctgggatcgagccccatgtaaggctccccgctcagtggggagcctgcttctccctctgcctgccattcctccttGCTCAAGCCCCCCCGcccatgaataaatgaaaattttttttaaaaagtaaatgctaATAATTATAGGTTTCTGGCTACACTGTTGTAGGTGTTATATAATGTATAGAATATACACTGTTACCTCTCTAAAATCTGAAAACTTGTGAATACAGAAACACACCTACCCTCAAGAGTTTTGGAAAAGAGATTATGGACCTGGATTTCCTTATCTAAAAAGATTCTGATTCTTTAAGTGATCAAAATagatttagtttttgtttcttaccctcttttttcttcccacagCTGCTGTTGGCTCCAACTCCATACATCATCGGGGTCCCTGCCAGCTTCTTCCTCTACAAGCTGGACTTCAAAATGCCTGATGACGTATGGCTGGTGGATCTGGACAGCAATAGGGTGAGGTTCTTGGCCGAGGGACTATAGATTCTAGAAGaggattgtgttttctttttctagatccttCCCAGGAAGGTCCTCAGTTAGGTGATTTCTCTTGTGTGACTcattgaaacaatttttttaaatgcttagctTTTGCTTTATTGGCTTAATAGGCCCTGGTTAGAACTCAAAGGAGTGTCAGATTTAGTTTTGCCGGAGTGAAGTGCTGCCCTGCATCTGGGAGCAGTAAGGCGGTTGTGATCGTGGGAACACAACATACAGTGTAGCTCACCTGATGGTTCTCCTGGGCTATGGTTTCTAGTGAGAAAGTGTCTTTCAATGCAGACTTAAAATGCATATTAATATTCTGTGGCACGAGTACATTCAGACTTCAGCAGTAACCCTTATATGTGTTCgttgtaaaactttaaaaatccaaataagtataaataaataaaaaccacagcaCTAGCATGTAGAGGTAGTCACCAGTAACACCGaggtgtatttctttttatttacgtatgtgtgtattttaaatatatgtctaTACATGATATACATACTCACATATGGGTGAAAATACCGTGTATACAACTTACTATTTTTGTTACCTCCTCTATGTAAGAGTAACTCCTGAGTAATTCCAAAGTCAtgcctcttttttgtttttctggtgcaGGTGATTGCCCCCACCAATGCAGAAGTGCTCCCAACCCTGCCAGAACCAGAATCATTAGAGCTGAAGAAGCATCTGAAGCAGGTgggtgaagagagaagaaaaggaagggagcaGTGGCTACTCTAGGGCGGCCTGGAGGCTGTAGCTGTTCTAAGAGCCACTTTCCTTTCAGACGTCAAGTGGATTAGATTTTCTTAGCTAAGAAGAGGTGTGTCCCATTTCTGGGTATCAGGATGAATCTGAAAAAGGgcttttagatttttgttttttaaagatttatttagtttgagagaaagtgtgcatggggagggggaggagcacaggaagagaatctcaagcagactccccagtgattTCAgcgcctaatgtgggactcgatctcacaaccctgtgatcatggcctgacccgaaaccaagagttggacattcagcccactgagccacacagatgcccctcaTGTCTGCCATTCTTTATGGCCTTAGAGCATTCTGTCTGTCTTGTAAGGAAGGAGCTAGTCATTTGGACAATCTGACtcctttcatattttccttttgaattgaTCCCTAGGTCCCCATAAATGCTTTCTTCAAAAATTCCTCTCTTGAGTAATCCTTTCAATACATttttcattgattgattttcttcctcttctgcatGCCGAGCACAGTACCTGAAGGTAACATGTGGCAGGgccccatttcttcttcctcttgtaTGTGTTATGTAGGACCACCAGTAGACAGCTCCATATTTCTTTATAGGAATCCTTGTTCTCATTCGAAGGGTCTTTAGGAACCTCTGTGTTGTCTTAGCTGTTCAGCAGTACCTCTAGATATCTGTCTGGGCTCAAATGGGTCATTCTGTagcatccctctccctctcacttgcTTCATCCCCACTGATGTAATACAGTGTCTTGTTACTGCCGGGACTGGTGAGGATTGCAAGTTGAGAcagttctctgcctgcctttgctgTGTTTTCGTTCTTGATGATTGCTTTAGTATGGCTAATAAGATGGAGAGGTTGATATGTAGAATTGTACTTCAAATGTTTATAGGAGTTAAGATCCCTGGGCTCGTTACTCCTGTGTTCTTACCCCTGCTACTTGAAATGTGATTCACGGACCAGGAGCATTACCATTGCCTGTGGTTGTTAAAAGTGCGGAATCACCCCAGATATATtgaaccagaatctgcatttttaacaatattccCAGGTGACTCCTGTGCTCGTTAATATTTAAGAAGCATTGCTGGTCTAGACTGAAAAACATTTCATgactaaaataaatttggaaactaTTGCCCTGGGTTCCATATTTGATTAAGTTGCCTTGAGCCAGGTTGGCTTAAACTGAAAGCCTGTATAATTCAGATTATCTTCTGAAGGTTAAAGTATTTGGATTCTTATGTCAAAGACTCTTTCCTAGGAGATGACTGCCTAGCTACCCAGGAATCTGCTGCGCTCCATAGGGGATTTCCTGTTGTTCCACAGGCCCTTGCCAGCATGAGTCTCAACACCCAGCCCATCCTCAATCTGGAAAAATTCCACGAAGGCCAAGAGATCCCCCTTCTCTTGGGAAGGCCTTCTAACGACCTGCAGTCCACACCTTCCACTGAATTCAACCCACTCATCTATGGCAATGATGTGGATTCTGTGGATGTTGCAACGAGGTACGACTAAGTTGACTGGATAATCACGTGCTCTTCAACTGGGTTCTGTTCTATCAGTAGCTGCATGTGCCACCTTAGTGAAAGCAAAGAGAAGTTCTGGTTCCTCATACTCTCAGGCCTTTTAGACCTTGAGTGCAGAGAGATCGATGCTTGTTTAAGATCCTTCTCCCTGTGAAGTGCTGGCTTGGGGAGGTGGTCTGAGACCTCAGACTACAGTCGTCCTTACGGTGCAGGGTGCGGGACTCGGATCATCTCACCATCCCCTTCTTCCCCAGAGTGGCCATGGTCCGTTTCTTCAACTCCCCCAACGTGCTGCAGGGCTTCCAGATGCACACACGTACCCTGCGTCTCTTCCCTCGGCCCGTGGTAGCTTTTCAAGCTGGCTCCTTTCTAGCCTCACGTCCCCGGCAGACTCCTTTTGCAGAGAAGCTGGCCAGAACTCAGGCCGTGGAGTACTTCGGAGAATGGATCCTGAACCCCACCAACTACGCCTTCCAGCGAATCCACAACAGTGAGCGCACCTGCCCCACCTTCTGCCTTTATCCCCTGATGGCCcttccctttgcctttctttGGGGCAGCTTTGACCTGCCCCTTCCATTCCCGTTTAGCCTTAGACTTTTTCCTATCTTTCTTTTATgctcttcttgttttatttttttcctccttgttgctaactctgttctttctctttgggTAGACATGTTTGATCCAGCCCTGATTGGTGACAAGCCGAAGTGGTATGCCCATCAGCTACAGCCCATCCATTATCGAGTCTATGATAGCAACTCCCAGCTGGCCGAGGCACTGAGTGTGCCCCCAGAGCGCGACTCTGACTCTGAGCCCACTGATGACAGGTGAGCGGCAGAACCGATTTTTAAGGTACAAAGGAGGCGCTCACTGGCCTTTATTGAGCACAGTGGCAAAGCCTCGTGGGACTTAGATATTGGTCTTTGAAGCCgtggttatatttttattaattgttttgtgttagcttacttattttatcttgtttcctGGCCTCAAGTTAAGAgcactcctctttttttttcccccaaggttttttttttgtttttattttttttaagatttatttattcatttgagagagagagagaaagagcacatggaggggcagagggagaggaggagaagcagactctgcagttagtggagtggggcttgatccccgaccccgaaatcatgacctgagccagaaatcgagagttggacccttaaccaactgagccacccaggcaccccctccccccctttttaaaaagttttaaattttaatttcattgtagttaacatatagcattatattagtttcaggtgtacaatacagtgattcagcaattcgaCACATTAGTCAGTGCTTATCGTGATAAATGTACTCTAATTCTCATCACCtgttccaccccccaccctcctcccctccagtagCCGTCAGCTTGTTCTGTATTAAGAATTTctttctggggagcctgggtggctcagtgggttaaagcctttgcctttggctcaggtcatgcatgatctcagggtcttgggatcaagccgggcatcggactccctgctcagcggggagcctgcttcctcctctctctgtctttctctgcctgcctccctgtctacttgtgatctatcaaataaataaataaaaacctttaaaaaaagattctaagaatttctttcttggtttgtctttttttttttcctttgtttaattgttttgtttcttaaattctgcatatgggtgaaatcatatggtatttttctttccctgacttatttcacttagtattatactctggttctatccatgttgttgcagatggcaagatttcattcctttttatggctgagtaatactcctgtgtgtgtatgtgtgtgtgtgtatgagagtccttgcttttttatttttcctaatgctGATCACtgattctttttcccttccctttccttccattgtatttttatttttgtttctatttttgggCTCTTCACTCTGCAGTGGCAGCGATAGTATGGATTATGATGACTCAAGCTCTTCTTACTCCTCCCTTGGTGACTTTGTCAGTGAAATGATGAAGTGTGACATCAATGGTGATACTCCCAGTAAGTGTACTTGGGGACACTGGCTCGCTCCGGGCAGTGTTTGGGGCTCTGGGACCGTGCGGTCTGTACCTGCCCCCTTGGGTTTCTGCAGATGTGGATCCGTTGACGCACGCGGCGCTGGGGGATGCCAGCGAGGTGAAGATCGATGAGCTGCAGAACCAGAAGGAATCCGAGGAAGCGGGCCCGGACAGCGAGAACTCTCAGGAAAACCCGCCGCTGCGCTCCAGCTCCAGCACCACCGCCAGCAGTAGCCCCAGCACCGTCATCCATGGAGCTAATGCTGTGCGTGGCGACTTGGAAGGGTGGATGAGTGCGAGCTGTTACTGGGCACGTGGGCTGCACCTCTGTCAGTCGAGGCGGAAGCTGTTAATTTGCCGCTTCAcattcttcctgtcttcctctccaTGGGTCTCCTCGCGTAGAGCCTAGGAGACACAGAAGGAGCTCACTGGGCTTTGTTCAGGACTTAGCTAAGATTCCCCCCTTGCATAGTTTGTGGCACAGACACCAGGGGTGTCACAGAgatcttctttctctcattcccttAGGATAGGAGATGGGAACCTGATAGGCCTGGCTTGGCCCTGCTAATCTGAGAATACAGGAAGGTATTGCTGGGCACCAGGTGactagtttttatttaatgtgcCCTTTAGGAACCTGCCGATTCAACGGAGGTGGACGATAAGGCATCAGTAGGCGTCTCCAAGCCCCTCTCTGCCGTGCCTCCCAGCATGGGCAAATCGAACATGGACAGGCGCCAGACAGAAATCGGAGAGGGGTCAGTGCGCCGGCGAACCTATGACAATCCATACTTCGAGCCCCAGTATGGCCTTCCCCCTGAGGAAGATGATGATGAGCAGGGGGAAAGTTACACTCCCCGATTCAGCCAACATGTCAATGGCAATCGGTGAGAGCCTGGGGATTCCTTCTAGATGGGTGACTGAAGGACCGCACTGCAGTGGACCCCGGGTGAGGGTTAATCAGAAAGTTGGAGAAGTCCAAATGCTCTGGTTGCCCTCCGTCCCAGGCTGGTGCTTTGATCTAGGCATATACGAGTTGTGGGAAGGGAGCCATGATGGCAGTGCAGGCCAGGCCCACACTCCCAAGACTAGGTACCCTTGCCTGGGGCTCACAGGTGCCACTGTGCATTCAAGGGCTCAAAAGCTGCTGCGGCCCAACAGCTTGAAACTGGCAAGCGACTCCGAGGCAGAGTCTGACTCTCGCGCAAGCTCACCCACCTCCACCATCTCCAACAACAGCACCGAGGGCTTCGGGGGCATCATGTCTTTTGCCAGTAAGTGCCTTCAGCTCTCCTGTCTCTGTCCCGTTTGGTCTGCAATAGAGCCTGGCCATGGTGGGTGCTGCTTAGAACCTCAGGTGTAGGGCTGGACTGTTGGTATCGAGCCTCAGTCCAGCTTGTTCGGGTGACAATGAATAAGGTATTTTCCAGGGAGGACAGTAAAGGACAGGGACAGATTAGTCTCTCTCCCCGGAGGTTTCAGTCTATCTCAGGTAAGATAGCAGTCAACTGAGAGTCGTTGTATTAAACGTCATATGTTTTGTGGAAATACAATGGTCAAATTGGGTTTGGGTTCTGTATACCTTTTTTGCCTGGTGAAGGACTTTTTCATGAACACACTTGGAAATCTGTATGAGGAGTGTATATGAGGTTGACTTTTGTGCCTAGAGAATATGGCCGGAAATGCGGGGTGGTGTCAGTTAAAGATTAAGGACAGACCAGGGACCGGAGAGAGCCAGCATCAGGAATAATTATGACTGAGTTTTTTCAGAAGCCAGGTAAGGGCAGCGTCAACATCTGACCAAAAGTGCATGAAGTCAGCTTTCACACCGAGCTAGCGGTTGGTGAGAGACTTGGCTGTTACCAGGGGAGATGGTCAGAGAAAGTTGTTACTGGGTTTTGAACAATCCTGGCAGCTGCCCCTTTGGTTGCCCTAAATTACAGACTTGGTCTTTTCTGTGGTAGATCAGAGGTACCGGGGCTGtgcttgaaaaggaagaagatggagCTGATGGTGCAGTCATCAGCTTTGATTCTCTGTGCTCCTAACTCATCGCTCTCACACCCTCCCCTTGACAGGCAGCCTATATCGAAACCACAGTACGAGCTTCAGTCTTTCAAACCTCACACTGCCCACCAAAGGTGCGAGAGAGAAGACCACACCCTTCCCCAGTCTGAAAGGTAACTGCAGCCCTCCTTCCGCCGAACCAGGATTCTCCAGGAGATATCTCAGGCCTACGGGTGCTTGTCAGGAACCCTGTGTATGATGGCTCATTTGATCTGGCTGTGGCCCCTCATACCGCTTCTCATGGCTTTCACTGCTCATGATGGGCTCTGACTGGTTTTCAGATGGGAATGGTCTCTGTAGCTGGAGAGGAGGCTCTGCTGTGTCATTTAGGATACCAGCGGCTGTGCCATAACTGCTTCTGGGGCGATCCATAAGGGGTCATGAGCTGCCACCAATCATCTGCCAGCTTCTTGCTGCATGAGCAGAggagggctctgtcccagggagCTGGCCCGCCGGGGGATGGTTGCGAGAGCCTGGCACTGTTTACAGAGCCAAGAAGCCTCTCACTTTGACTTCACGTCGATGGGCCCTGTGGGTGGGCCAGGTAGTATTGGTTGGCTTCTAAGAACAGTTATGATCTTATTTGATTTTCGTTTGTGAGCTTGGAGGGTCTGAAGGGCTCTTCGGAATTTACTCTCTTgacgtttgtttgttttctctggctATTGGGctgaaatatttaattacagTAGAGAGCATAGTGAGAAGAgctccatatatattttaactgaCTTCTCTCCCCAGTGATTAAAAACTCCGGCAATCAAAGAAGTGTTCTCTGATGGGGATGGGAACATAGGGTAGGTGGGCAAAGAGACGTGATAGCTAGAGGTGTAGGGGGCTAACTAGCACTGTGGCACGAATCCACACACAACTCAGTAGCTTAGGAAGAGGGTTAGTCACTGGCTTCATGTGATGTAGTTGGGGAGGAAAGCGGTTGAAATGCCTTCATCGCATGCGGCCGCCTCACTCATCTGCTGCCCCTCTCGCTCCCATCCGCCTCCGGCCTCACACGCCCACCCCACTTCCCATGACAGCATCTGCAAGATGGGTCTCCTCTCTCGGCCTCCTGGCAGGCCCTCTGGACCCCGTGCGAGATGTTTCATGAAAACCAGCAGTCCCTCTTTCATGCATGTGCCTGTTCAGTACCTGAAGGTCCCTCGTGTCATTTACCCTGCCCCTGGCTTTTAGAGACCATAGCCCTAAGGACGGTCTTTCCTAGAGCCTTGGTGGTTTCCTGATCTCTTGGCTTCCAGCTCTGAGGTGCCTGAGAACTACGGTTATGTGCACTAAGCTTTGGGAGAATCCTCAGGTGGTCTGACATACAGCTCCATTGAGGGGAACAGGGGTTGTGGTATCACGGTGCACCTACTAACTGTGTATTTTGTGTCCCAGTATTTGGGCTAAATACTCTAATGGAGATTGTTACTGAAGCCGGCCCCGGGAGTGGTGAAGGTGGGTCTTGCCCGTGAGCTGtgcatgatcttttttttttcctagcatcTTCCGTGCCTGCCTGAGGGCCATCCTCCGCACGGAGCAAGCAGTGTCCCATGAGTGACCTGCCTTGCCCCTCCCCCGTGACGCCCGTGCTTGCCCGTGGGGCGCTGCTGGTGCATGTGGAGTGGCCTGAGTCTCCATCCCCACCTCCTCCACATTGCCATGGCTGGTTTCGACCTATGTGTGATGGCCCGGGGCCACCCTCGCCCAGCCCTT comes from Mustela erminea isolate mMusErm1 chromosome 9, mMusErm1.Pri, whole genome shotgun sequence and encodes:
- the MADD gene encoding MAP kinase-activating death domain protein isoform X45, encoding MVQKKKLCPRLLDYLVIVGARHPSSDSVAQTPELLRRYPLEDHSEFPLPPDVVFFCQPEGCLSVRQRRMSLRDDTSFVFTLTDKDTGVTRYGICVNFYRSFQKRMPKEKGEGGAGSRGKEGSRATCASEEVGTETSETGLSLQPPSADPAPDVNQSPRVKPRAKAGSRSRNSTLTSLCVLSHYPFFSTFRECLYTLKRLVDCCSERLLGKKLGIPRGIQRDTMWRIFTGSLLVEEKSSALLHDLREIEAWIYRLLRSPVPVSGQKRVDIEVLPQELQQALTFALPDPSRFTLVDFPLHLPLELLGVDACLQVLTCILLEHKVVLQSRDYNALSMSVMAFVAMIYPLEYMFPVIPLLPTCMASAEQLLLAPTPYIIGVPASFFLYKLDFKMPDDVWLVDLDSNRVIAPTNAEVLPTLPEPESLELKKHLKQALASMSLNTQPILNLEKFHEGQEIPLLLGRPSNDLQSTPSTEFNPLIYGNDVDSVDVATRVAMVRFFNSPNVLQGFQMHTRTLRLFPRPVVAFQAGSFLASRPRQTPFAEKLARTQAVEYFGEWILNPTNYAFQRIHNNMFDPALIGDKPKWYAHQLQPIHYRVYDSNSQLAEALSVPPERDSDSEPTDDSGSDSMDYDDSSSSYSSLGDFVSEMMKCDINGDTPNVDPLTHAALGDASEVKIDELQNQKESEEAGPDSENSQENPPLRSSSSTTASSSPSTVIHGANAEPADSTEVDDKASVGVSKPLSAVPPSMGKSNMDRRQTEIGEGAQKLLRPNSLKLASDSEAESDSRASSPTSTISNNSTEGFGGIMSFASSLYRNHSTSFSLSNLTLPTKGAREKTTPFPSLKVFGLNTLMEIVTEAGPGSGEGNRRALVDQKSSVIKHSPTVKREPPSPQGRSSNSSENQQFLKEVVHSVLDGQGVGWLNMKKVRRLLESEQLRVFVLSKLNRSVQSEDDARQDAIPDVEVSRKVYKGMLDLLKCTVLSLEQSYAHAGLGGMASIFGLLEIAQTHYYSKEPDKRKKSPTESVNTPVGKDPGLSGRGDPKAMAQLRVPQLGPRAPSAAGKGPRELDTRSLKEENFVASVGPEVIKSVFETEEKKSQISADSGVSLTSGSQRTDPDSVIGVSPAVMVRSSSQDSEVSNSSGETLGADSDLSSNAGDGPGGEGSAHLASSRGTLSDSEIETNSATSTIFGKAHSLKPSVKEKLVGSPVRSSEDVSQRVYLYEGLLGRDKGSMWDQLEDAAMETFSISKERSTLWDQMQFWEDAFLDAVMLEREGMGMDQGPQEMIDRYLSLGEHDRKRLEDDEDRLLATLLHNLISYMLLMKVNKNDIRKKVRRLMGKSHIGLVYSQQINEVLDQLANLNGRDLAIRSSGSRHMKKQTFVVHAGTDTNGDIFFMEVCDDCVVLRSNIGTVYERWWYEKLINMTYCPKTKVLCLWRRNGSETQLNKFYTKKCRELYYCVKDSMERAAARQQSIKPGPELGGEFPVQDMKTGEGGLLQVTLEGINLKFMHSQFLKLKKW
- the MADD gene encoding MAP kinase-activating death domain protein isoform X15 gives rise to the protein MVQKKKLCPRLLDYLVIVGARHPSSDSVAQTPELLRRYPLEDHSEFPLPPDVVFFCQPEGCLSVRQRRMSLRDDTSFVFTLTDKDTGVTRYGICVNFYRSFQKRMPKEKGEGGAGSRGKEGSRATCASEEVGTETSETGLSLQPPSADPAPDVNQSPRVKPRAKAGSRSRNSTLTSLCVLSHYPFFSTFRECLYTLKRLVDCCSERLLGKKLGIPRGIQRDTMWRIFTGSLLVEEKSSALLHDLREIEAWIYRLLRSPVPVSGQKRVDIEVLPQELQQALTFALPDPSRFTLVDFPLHLPLELLGVDACLQVLTCILLEHKVVLQSRDYNALSMSVMAFVAMIYPLEYMFPVIPLLPTCMASAEQLLLAPTPYIIGVPASFFLYKLDFKMPDDVWLVDLDSNRVIAPTNAEVLPTLPEPESLELKKHLKQALASMSLNTQPILNLEKFHEGQEIPLLLGRPSNDLQSTPSTEFNPLIYGNDVDSVDVATRVAMVRFFNSPNVLQGFQMHTRTLRLFPRPVVAFQAGSFLASRPRQTPFAEKLARTQAVEYFGEWILNPTNYAFQRIHNNMFDPALIGDKPKWYAHQLQPIHYRVYDSNSQLAEALSVPPERDSDSEPTDDSGSDSMDYDDSSSSYSSLGDFVSEMMKCDINGDTPNVDPLTHAALGDASEVKIDELQNQKESEEAGPDSENSQENPPLRSSSSTTASSSPSTVIHGANAEPADSTEVDDKASVGVSKPLSAVPPSMGKSNMDRRQTEIGEGAQKLLRPNSLKLASDSEAESDSRASSPTSTISNNSTEGFGGIMSFASSLYRNHSTSFSLSNLTLPTKGAREKTTPFPSLKVFGLNTLMEIVTEAGPGSGEGNRRALVDQKSSVIKHSPTVKREPPSPQGRSSNSSENQQFLKEVVHSVLDGQGVGWLNMKKVRRLLESEQLRVFVLSKLNRSVQSEDDARQDAIPDVEVSRKVYKGMLDLLKCTVLSLEQSYAHAGLGGMASIFGLLEIAQTHYYSKEPDKRKKSPTESVNTPVGKDPGLSGRGDPKAMAQLRVPQLGPRAPSAAGKGPRELDTRSLKEENFVASVELWNKHQEVKKQKALEKQRPEVIKSVFETEEKKSQISADSGVSLTSGSQRTDPDSVIGVSPAVMVRSSSQDSEVSNSSGETLGADSDLSSNAGDGPGGEGSAHLASSRGTLSDSEIETNSATSTIFGKAHSLKPSVKEKLVGSPVRSSEDVSQRVYLYEGLLGRDKGSMWDQLEDAAMETFSISKERSTLWDQMQFWEDAFLDAVMLEREGMGMDQGPQEMIDRYLSLGEHDRKRLEDDEDRLLATLLHNLISYMLLMKVNKNDIRKKVRRLMGKSHIGLVYSQQINEVLDQLANLNGRDLAIRSSGSRHMKKQTFVVHAGTDTNGDIFFMEVCDDCVVLRSNIGTVYERWWYEKLINMTYCPKTKVLCLWRRNGSETQLNKFYTKKCRELYYCVKDSMERAAARQQSIKPGPELGGEFPVQDMKTGEGGLLQVTLEGINLKFMHSQVFIELNHIKKCNTVRGVFVLEEFVPEIKEVVSHKYKTPMAHEICYSVLCLFSYVAAVRSREEDLRTPPRPVSS